The stretch of DNA GGCAAATATGTAGGTTGTCAAAGAGCCGTGGCACAAAGACAACCTGTGCCATGGCTATAACGCCTTCTGCACCAATTAGACACTCAAAACGGGCCAGAGCGACATTCATAAATGGCGACCATTCAGGAACAAGGTACGATTTACAGCGGACAATCCTTTATGGGTGGAACTTAATAAACAATATATTTAACTCTATGCAATGTCCAATGCAACAGTGTAGATGGAACGCCTCTACAATCGCAACCAAAGAGGCAAAGAAGAACCCGAGCCCGTCGACAAACAGGTGAATAACGTTTAGATACTGCTGCTCATGTTACTGGTGTATCGTTATAAGATAGTGTTAAGCTAACTCCTTTCAAGCTACTATTCGCACAGACTTACCTGCGGCCCACGTTGCACACCCCTTGCCTACAAACCAGTTGAAACTTCCACAAAGTAAAGTTTGCACTAAATGCAATGCCCTAAAGATTGCATATGAATCCCCATTATTCTGCTGTGCTGGTGGAACAATCCACTTGCCTACAAATGCATTCCCTCCTGCCTTAGCACGGCTGTACACTTCGCCTGACGAGGATGCAGTTCATTTCCGTGCATACGCAAGAATGTATAACAACTTATTTGCCTTTAGCTCATTTGGTGGAGATTATATAGCATCCACTCGGAAAGGTATTTATGTCTTTCAACTTCATGGCCAGATATATCATAACGTACCTAAATTGCTTCCCGATAATTGTAAACCCAAATATTTGCAGCTATATTTCTATGATGGTCAACATGAAGCATTGAATCGCATTAGATGCTTCCCCGAAGTCAGAGGGAATATCCTTAACACCCTTATACAAATTACAACTGACAATCCCTATGCACGTTTCTTTCGCTCCCTAAGAGAACTACCCATTAATGAAAATACCCAAATAAGAATTCACAGAAATCCTGTCCTAGACCAACGAGTGTATAATGCGCCCACATCTGATGAGGTCGCTGTTATTTGGACAGATAACTCATCATCTAGCGAGTCTAGCACTCCACATATAATTGTGACTGCGAAGAATAACCAATCCCATAGAATAATGCATTACTATGGGTGCTACGATACTTTGCAGTACCCATTACTTTTCCCATACGGAGAATGTGGGTGGGTGCAAGGGCTTCAAAAGTTAAACTCAAATGCAGCCCAGAGAGGGGCCAATGTTCATAGTAGGATATCTTCTGAACTTAGCCAAACCGTCGAGTGCCTGTTAGAAGATGAATCGAACCGTATGTGACGTTACCAGTAAAACTTACTTACATGTTAATAGATTTTCAAAAAGTAGTAAGAAGAGTGGCATCTGCATTAGCTAATTGTTTATACATGTCAACGACAGGTGCCGTACAAATATATGGGCCAAAGTCGAAGTTCGTTTCATGCCGCCGGTATTATTGTTACAAATTGCAGAACTGTCCCGGGAATATGTTACTTAGAACAGGACGGTGTTTTCAGCGGTACGTGGTTGACATGTATGTTAAGATCGAAAATACAAGGCTTGATTATTTTCGGAACAATCAAGAAACGTTAAGGGCTGAGTTATACCAAGGAATTCTTGATACTGTTGGTGCAGGCGAGCATCGCGCGGCGAACATTGGCAAGCGAGTTATTTTGCCACCGACTTTCTTGGGAGGACCCCGGGACATGAAAAAAAGATATCTGAACTCAATGGCTCTTGTTCATAGGTTTGGAAAACCAGATCTGTTTGTCACCATGACATGCAATGCTAACTGGCCTGAGATAAAAGATCAACTAGCTTCAGGGGAGGAGGCTCATAATAGACCGGACTTAGTAGCTAGAGTCTTCCGTGCTAAGCTTTTAGCGCTGAAGAAACAAATTGTAGAAAAGCAAATCTTTGGCGAAGTGGCTGCGTACGTATATGTAGTTGAATTCCAAAAAAGGGGTCTCCCTCATGTGCACTTCCTTATCATTTTGAAAGATGGGTATAGGCTGAAATGCCCAGCTGATTTTGACAAATTTGTTTCTGCTGAAATACCGTCTATGGCAAACCCATCCCTTCGTAAGACTGTGCTTAAGCACATGATGCACGGTCCTTGTGGCAATCTTAATCCTGCATGTTCGTGTATGAAACATCCCAACACACTAGGGCGCTGTAAATTTAATTACCCAAAGCCCTACACACCTGATACTATAATTAATGGTTCTGGGTATCCGGACTATAGGAGACGCAACACAGGCGACGTGGTGGTTATACGGAAGCACAATCTCGACAACAGATGGGTTATCCCTTATAACCCATACTTATTGTCACTGTTCGACTGTCATCTGAATGTTGAAGTATGTTCAACAATGCACGCAGTGAAATATTTATATAAGTATATATACAAAGGCCATGACAGGGTATCCTTTAGTTTAGCTGAAGGTGAAGAACCTCAAGCA from Silene latifolia isolate original U9 population chromosome 10, ASM4854445v1, whole genome shotgun sequence encodes:
- the LOC141607173 gene encoding uncharacterized protein LOC141607173, translating into MSLKRQICRLSKSRGTKTTCAMAITPSAPIRHSKRARATFINGDHSGTSVDGTPLQSQPKRQRRTRARRQTDLPAAHVAHPLPTNQLKLPQSKVCTKCNALKIAYESPLFCCAGGTIHLPTNAFPPALARLYTSPDEDAVHFRAYARMYNNLFAFSSFGGDYIASTRKGIYVFQLHGQIYHNVPKLLPDNCKPKYLQLYFYDGQHEALNRIRCFPEVRGNILNTLIQITTDNPYARFFRSLRELPINENTQIRIHRNPVLDQRVYNAPTSDEVAVIWTDNSSSSESSTPHIIVTAKNNQSHRIMHYYGCYDTLQYPLLFPYGECGWVQGLQKLNSNAAQRGANVHSRISSELSQTVECLLEDESNRAVQIYGPKSKFVSCRRYYCYKLQNCPGNMLLRTGRCFQRYVVDMYVKIENTRLDYFRNNQETLRAELYQGILDTVGAGEHRAANIGKRVILPPTFLGGPRDMKKRYLNSMALVHRFGKPDLFVTMTCNANWPEIKDQLASGEEAHNRPDLVARVFRAKLLALKKQIVEKQIFGEVAAYVYVVEFQKRGLPHVHFLIILKDGYRLKCPADFDKFVSAEIPSMANPSLRKTVLKHMMHGPCGNLNPACSCMKHPNTLGRCKFNYPKPYTPDTIINGSGYPDYRRRNTGDVVVIRKHNLDNRWVIPYNPYLLSLFDCHLNVEVCSTMHAVKYLYKYIYKGHDRVSFSLAEGEEPQAVDEISQYQTACGYLHVKQLGEYLALIYLRHNHR